From one Phycodurus eques isolate BA_2022a chromosome 19, UOR_Pequ_1.1, whole genome shotgun sequence genomic stretch:
- the gprc5c gene encoding G-protein coupled receptor family C group 5 member C, protein MASDVSRPAGCGPAVSSVYYKLCDLDAAWGVVLEASASAGVVVSLVLFTALLANVPFTRDPDRRNAVALHALFLVCTAGLFGLTFAFVVGENFATCASRRFLFGVLFAGCFSCLLVQGVRLNALARTDRAPRACSSCLVATALWSVEVLVNAEWLIITVARRPPGPGNSADGLEGGGAAATAVPCDVANADFAMALIYVMALLVAALGAGLGVVAGETKRWKREGALILACALLSVGIWAAWIAVYVHGNFAPRWDDPALGVALVTNAWVFLALVTVPQVCCSAGDGDRGPDFGETPYPGRGVGYENILKELNPNNVFAGNMDNKAFSVDEPGQGAAAVSPYGGYTGQLRSCVYQPTELALIAKARAAANPPEASYDSVIPRASARSEAGSVGVRAANAADTADVGDASHG, encoded by the exons ATGGCGTCCGACGTGAGCCGACCCGCGGGCTGCGGTCCGGCGGTGTCGTCCGTCTACTACAAGCTGTGCGACCTGGACGCGGCGTGGGGCGTGGTTCTGGAGGCGTCGGCGTCGGCCGGCGTCGTCGTCAGCCTGGTCCTGTTCACGGCGCTGCTCGCCAACGTGCCCTTCACGCGGGACCCCGACCGCAGGAACGCGGTGGCCCTGCACGCCCTCTTCCTGGTGTGCACGGCCGGCCTCTTCGGCCTCACATTCGCCTTCGTCGTGGGGGAGAACTTCGCCACCTGTGCGTCGCGCCGCTTCCTGTTCGGCGTTCTCTTCGCCGGCTGTTTCTCGTGCCTCCTGGTTCAGGGCGTGCGGCTCAACGCCCTGGCCAGGACCGACCGTGCCCCGCGGGCGTGCAGCTCGTGCCTCGTCGCAACGGCCCTGTGGTCGGTGGAGGTGCTCGTCAACGCCGAGTGGCTGATCATCACGGTGGCGCGCCGCCCGCCGGGGCCGGGCAACTCCGCGGACGGGCTCGAGGGCGGCGGCGCCGCCGCCACGGCCGTGCCCTGCGACGTGGCCAACGCGGACTTTGCCATGGCGCTGATCTACGTGATGGCGCTCCTCGTCGCCGCCCTGGGCGCAGGCCTGGGCGTCGTGGCGGGAGAAACCAAGCGGTGGAAGAGGGAGGGCGCCCTCATCCTGGCGTGCGCCCTCCTCTCCGTCGGGATCTGGGCGGCGTGGATCGCCGTGTACGTCCACGGGAACTTTGCGCCCCGGTGGGATGACCCCGCGTTGGGCGTCGCCCTGGTGACCAACGCCTGGGTCTTCCTGGCGCTCGTCACCGTCCCGCAAGTGTGCTGCTCGGCCGGGGACGGAGACCGTGGCCCCGACTTCGGGGAGACGCCGTACCCGGGTCGGGGCGTCGGCTATGAGAACATCCTGAAGGAACTGAACCCTAACAACGTCTTCGCGGGAAACATGGACAACAAAGCCTTCTCCGTGGACGAGCCCGGACAAG GTGCCGCGGCGGTGTCTCCGTACGGCGGCTACACGGGCCAGCTGAGGAGTTGCGTGTACCAGCCCACCGAGCTGGCCCTCATCGCCAAAGCCCGCGCGGCCGCC AATCCCCCGGAAGCGTCCTACGACTCCGTCATTCCCCGAGCGTCGGCCCGTTCTGAAGCCGGCAGCGTCGGCGTGCGCGCCGCGAACGCCGCGGACACGGCGGACGTGGGCGACGCCTCTCACG GCTAA